Part of the Salinigranum rubrum genome is shown below.
GGATCATCACGGTCCCCTCGTCCTGTTCGACGGTGTAGCGGACGTTCCGGGCGAGGTCGAGCATCGAGGGGTTGTGGACGCCCTCGACTCTCCCGCCTTCCTTGCGGGGTTTGAGGTCCTTCTCCTGGCGCTTCTCGATGTGGCGAATCTCGCGGTTGACGACGTTGAGAATCTTCGAGGGTAAGCGGTAGGAGTTCGGGAGGATGACGTCCTCGTCGCGGGGGGTGTCGAGGAGGAGGTCCGGGTCCGCGCCCTGCCAGGCGTAGACGACCTGGTCGTCGTCGCCGGCGATGAGGACCTTCTTCATGTGGGGCTTCCACTCCTCGTAGACGTCGTACTGGAGGGTCGTGATGTCCTGGAACTCGTCGATGACGAGGTAGTCGACGTGCGGGACGAGCGAGCGCTGCTTCACCCGTTCGAGCATGTCCGCGAAGCCGACGAGGCCGTTGTCACCCTTGTACTTCCGCCACGCGCGGATGGTCTCCGGAATGTCGACGCGGTCGTCCGAGGAGGGCCACGTCGGCGTGTACTTGTTGCCCTCCTGGGCGTTCGGGTCGATGTCGGGGGGAGCCGAACCTCCTCGACGTTCCACTGGAAGGGGACGTCGTACCAGTCGGCGACGTCCCGTCTCGTCCGCTGGAGCCACTGCGAGGTGGCGATAATCTTGTTCCCGAGCGTGGTCGAACGGGCGGTCCGGCGGCCGCCGCTCTTGTACTCGTCCTCGTACTCGATGCCGTACTCCTCACAGAACTCCTGTTTGTCCTTCTCGCCGACGACGTCGCCGCGCGAGAGGTTCAACAGTTCGTACGCCTTCGCGTGCATCGTCGAGACGTTCCCCTTCAACACCCGCGGGTTCGTGCCGAGTCGTTCCGCGAGTCGTTCGCGAATCTCGGCCGCGGCCGCGCGCGTGTAGGAGACGACGAGAACGTCGGAGACGTCGATATCGTCCTCCTCGAGCAGGGTCTCGACGCGGTCGAGGAGGGCCGTCGTTTTCCCGCTCCCCGGGCCACCGAACAACCGGGTGACGGTCGGTGCTTCGCTCATTGTACCCGTTCACGCCCCGCTGGTTCATAAACGACGTGCCTCGTCGCGTCGCCGTTCGGGACAGACGACGCGTACCTCCCGGTGCCGGTTCGATACCGACGCCGAAAGAAGAACGCGGGGCCGTACGACGTGTCGCGACGGCTCAGGTGCTCGGGTTCCATCCGCAGACCGAACACCGGTTCGCGGAGGTGTCGTGGAGTCCGCCGCACTCCGGGCACTGAAGCTTGTTATACGACTGGTCCCAGCGTACCGGTGTCGTCTCGTGTCCGCGGTCCGAGAGGAACTGATCGAACACTTCGTCTTCGAAGTCGCTGGGTTCGGCTGCCATACGAGCCATGGTACGGCGTGACGTTACTTATGTCTACTGTTGCCATGGTACCCTTTCGCACTACGGTGCGGTTCGCGTCACGTTCGCGCGGTGTTGTGCGTCCGGGACGGAACGCACGGGTGATGGGGACGGGTCCGGGGGGATTCAGACGCGTTCGAGGTCGTACAGCGCGCCGTACTTCTCGGTGACGTAGTCGGTGAAGGCGTCGGCCGAGAAGTCCTCGCCGGTGGCTTCTCTCACCAGTGCGTTCGTCTCGTAGCGCTGGCCGTGGCGGTGGACGTTCTCGCGGAGCCACTCGCGCAGGGTGTCGAACTCGCCCTCGCGGGTCAGCGCGTCGACGTCGCCCAGGTCGGCCTCGGCCGCCTGGAACAGTTGTGCGGCCATCGCGCTCCCGAGCGAGTACGTCGGGAAGTAGCCGAACGACCCGTGCGACCAGTGGATGTCCTGCAGACACCCCTCCGCGTCCGTCTCGGGACGGAACCCAAGATACTCCTCCATCTTGTCGTTCCACACCTCGGGGACGTCCTCGACGCTCAGTTCGCCCGCGATGAGCGCGCGCTCGATTTCGAACCGGAGGACGATGTGGAGGTGGTAGGTGAGTTCGTCCGCTTCCACCCTGATGGGGTTGTCCTCGTACACCTGGTTCACCGACTCGTACGCCTCCCGCGGCGTCATCTCCTCGATAGTGGGGAAGTACTCGGCCATCGTCGGGAGGAACCGCTCCCAGAACGCCTGCGAGCGCCCGACGTGGTTCTCCCACAGCCGCGACTGCGACTCGTGGACCGACAGCCCCCGGTGTTCGCCCAGCGGCGTCGCGTACGCGTCGTCGGGCAGACCGAGGTTGTACGTCGCGTGCCCGAACTCGTGGATGGTCGCGGTGAGCGCGTCGATGGGGTCTTCGGCCTTGAACCGGGTCGTCACCCGGGCGTCGAACTGCGTCCCGGTCGAGAAGGGGTGCGAGGAGGTGTCGAGTCGACCGCGCTCCCACGGGTAGCCGAGCATCGTCAGCGCCTCCCGGGCGACCTCTTCTTGCACCTCGGTGTCGAACTGCCCCGAGAACGCGTCGGTCGTGATGGGCGTCTCCGAGTCTCGAATCTCGTCGATCATCGGGACGAGCGTCTCGCGGATTTCGGTCAGAATCTCCTCGGCGCGTTCGAGCGAGAGACACGGCTCGTAGTCGGCGAACAGCACCTCGTAGGGGTCGGCGTCGGGGTCGACGTGTTCGGCGTACTGCCGCTTGAGGTCGACGAGTTCCTCGACGTGCGGGGCGAACTGCGACCAGTCGTTCTCCGCCTTCGCCTGCTCCCAGATGGGCAGCGCCTCCGACGTCTTCTGTGAGATGCGTTCGACGAGGTCGGTCGGGACGCGCACGGCGCGTTCGTAGTCTCGACGCACCTCGCGGACGACCGCCTCCCGCTCCGGCGAGAGCGTCTCTCCTTCCAGTTCGTCGAGGAGGTCACCGACCTCCTCCTCGGTGAGCAGTTCGTGCTGGAGCGCCGACAGCGTCGACAGTTGCTGTGAGCGCGCCGGCGTTCCCCCCTCGGGCATCATCACCTGTTGGTCCCACGAGAGGAGCATCGACGCCGCCTCGACGTTGTTGATCCGCTTTACCTTCGAGAGGAGTTGGTCGTACGCCTCGGGCGTCTCTGCGGTGGAGGGTTCGGTCGCCATACCTCCCCATGGGAGGCCGCGGCTATCAACTCCGTGCTTCCCGTCGTGGCTCCGGCATCGAACCGGTGCTCACCCGAACCGCTCTGCGACCCCGCGGTAGATTCGGTAGCACCGTTCTACCACGGCAAGGCTCACCGACTCGCCTTTCGTGTGCGCCTCTCCCGGTTCGGCCGCCCCGCAGACGACACAGGTCGTCCCGGTGTCGGCGAGCCACCCCGCGTCGGTCGCGTGCGGCTTCACGACGTGCTCTGGAGCCCCGTTCTGCGCCTCGGCGGCGGCGTCGAGAACCAGGTCAGCGAACGCCGCGTCGTCACAGGCCATCGGCGGCAGGTCCTGGTCGACGCGCCACTCGACGCCTGCTATCTCCTCGACCCGCTCCAGCGGCGCTCGCACCCCCGGGACGGTCCGCTCGTCGACCGTCACCTCACACCGGTCGGGGATGACGTTCCACGCCGTCCCGCCTTCGATTTCGGTGACGGCGACGCTCCCTTCCATCCAGTGGCCGAGCACCTCCGTCTCGGGGAACGCGAACCCGCGAACGACGTCCACGGCGTCGCAGGCGCGGTAGACGGCGTTCGTCCCCGACTCGACCTCGCTCGCGTGGGCGGCCTCGCCGCGAGCGACGAGCGTGCTCCCCCGCCGTCCCTTGTGCGCGACGGCGACGTCGGTCACCCCGGGCGCGGAGTAGCCGGTCGACCCCTCGCCGACGACGGCGTAGTCGACGTCGAACCCCGAATCGAGCGCGGCCCGCGCGCCGATGCCGCCCTGCTCCTCGCCGACGAACGAGACGAACAGGAGTTCGCTCCCTCCCGGCGTCGCGTCCCGAAACGCG
Proteins encoded:
- a CDS encoding HVO_0416 family zinc finger protein, with protein sequence MAAEPSDFEDEVFDQFLSDRGHETTPVRWDQSYNKLQCPECGGLHDTSANRCSVCGWNPST
- a CDS encoding carboxypeptidase M32, with the translated sequence MATEPSTAETPEAYDQLLSKVKRINNVEAASMLLSWDQQVMMPEGGTPARSQQLSTLSALQHELLTEEEVGDLLDELEGETLSPEREAVVREVRRDYERAVRVPTDLVERISQKTSEALPIWEQAKAENDWSQFAPHVEELVDLKRQYAEHVDPDADPYEVLFADYEPCLSLERAEEILTEIRETLVPMIDEIRDSETPITTDAFSGQFDTEVQEEVAREALTMLGYPWERGRLDTSSHPFSTGTQFDARVTTRFKAEDPIDALTATIHEFGHATYNLGLPDDAYATPLGEHRGLSVHESQSRLWENHVGRSQAFWERFLPTMAEYFPTIEEMTPREAYESVNQVYEDNPIRVEADELTYHLHIVLRFEIERALIAGELSVEDVPEVWNDKMEEYLGFRPETDAEGCLQDIHWSHGSFGYFPTYSLGSAMAAQLFQAAEADLGDVDALTREGEFDTLREWLRENVHRHGQRYETNALVREATGEDFSADAFTDYVTEKYGALYDLERV
- a CDS encoding M20 family metallopeptidase; this translates as MHTTADVGELARSLVSVPSHEDETEVGDAIEDWLRANTDADVTRDESGNVIARRGSGETSLALVGHHDVVPPAERQIDGDEYVVEECDGRLYGRGTADMKGAVAASMCAFRDATPGGSELLFVSFVGEEQGGIGARAALDSGFDVDYAVVGEGSTGYSAPGVTDVAVAHKGRRGSTLVARGEAAHASEVESGTNAVYRACDAVDVVRGFAFPETEVLGHWMEGSVAVTEIEGGTAWNVIPDRCEVTVDERTVPGVRAPLERVEEIAGVEWRVDQDLPPMACDDAAFADLVLDAAAEAQNGAPEHVVKPHATDAGWLADTGTTCVVCGAAEPGEAHTKGESVSLAVVERCYRIYRGVAERFG